The Bacillota bacterium DNA window TTGGTAAGGAAGAAGAAAAATGACACCTGCTGAGATTCCAAGCGTTTCACAGCTCAATAGTTATATAAAGCTGAAGATAGACGGCGACCAAAAGCTGTCATCGGTTTTTGTAAAAGGGGAGATCTCTAATTTTACAAACCATTACAGAACCGGACACTTTTATTTCAGCCTGAAAGATGAAAAAAGTCTTATCCGTGCTGTGATGTTTTCATTCAATGCCGGAAAAATCAAATTCGCGCCTGAAAACGGGATGAAAGTCATTGCCCACGGCAGGGTGGCTGTCTTTGAAAGGGACGGGCAGTATCAGCTCTATGTTGATGAGATGCA harbors:
- a CDS encoding exodeoxyribonuclease VII large subunit, whose protein sequence is MTPAEIPSVSQLNSYIKLKIDGDQKLSSVFVKGEISNFTNHYRTGHFYFSLKDEKSLIRAVMFSFNAGKIKFAPENGMKVIAHGRVAVFERDGQYQLYVDEM